A window of the Brassica napus cultivar Da-Ae chromosome C5, Da-Ae, whole genome shotgun sequence genome harbors these coding sequences:
- the LOC106401330 gene encoding uncharacterized protein LOC106401330, with protein sequence MVDDDGGDGSFKRPGAVPFNWEIRPGIPKTATKDDVPTLLQPPKKLHPLRLQQLSPPSSPRPRAVSPFAPPPPYVKPKPPSASGPPSPYWRSSSARGKLESGSPLRRWRLLKSLIGLKKSLKSRDVKKKDGDQDSMSSQSDEFYESGTTFSQSEGSSRGSVGTSWSSPHSSLSSSSSSLKRNESDLSSSEKKVMLMMARAHLG encoded by the coding sequence atggttgatgatgatggtggtgacgGCTCTTTCAAGAGACCCGGAGCTGTGCCGTTTAACTGGGAGATCCGACCCGGTATCCCCAAGACAGCGACAAAAGATGATGTTCCCACTCTCCTTCAACCTCCCAAGAAACTTCATCCTCTCCGATTACAACAACTCTCACCTCCGTCTTCTCCCAGACCACGCGCTGTCTCTCCCTTCGCTCCCCCTCCTCCGTATGTCAAGCCCAAACCACCGTCTGCTTCGGGACCTCCGTCTCCCTATTGGCGAAGTTCATCAGCTCGAGGTAAACTCGAATCCGGTTCTCCTTTGCGGCGGTGGCGTCTTCTCAAGTCATTGATCGGGCTGAAGAAGAGTCTTAAGAGCCGCGACGTGAAAAAGAAGGACGGTGATCAGGATTCGATGTCATCACAATCTGACGAGTTCTACGAGTCGGGGACGACGTTTTCGCAGTCGGAAGGTTCAAGCAGGGGATCGGTGGGCACGAGCTGGAGCTCGCCGCATTCGTCAttgtcttcttcgtcttcttctctgAAACGTAACGAGTCGGATCTAAGCTCGTCTGAGAAAAAAGTCATGTTAATGATGGCTCGTGCGCACCTCGGTTAG